The proteins below are encoded in one region of Ornithinimicrobium avium:
- the mfd gene encoding transcription-repair coupling factor produces the protein MHLSPVVDLLCADPAAARVLEAARSGEPVVEVSAAAGAHPALVAALARADQAPLLAVTATGREADDLVAALGSLLEEGPSAVAAFPSWETLPHERLSPRSDTVGRRLATLRRLAHPDPQDEQAGPVRVVVASVRALLQPLVRGLGDLVPVRLRAGDERPLSEVVDALAAAAYTRTDMVERRGEFAVRGGILDVFPPTEEHPVRVEFWGDTVEEVRWFKVADQRSLEMVGQEHGLYAPPCRELLLTDDVRERARELVGSLPGAADLLAKVAEGIAVEGMESLSPVLVDGMETVVDVLPAGSRVVVVEPERVRTRGHDLVATSREFLEASWAAAATVEGAAPIDLQRALGTASSWELGDMREHTLATGRAWWSLTSFAVDTELAGDDTLEVPSSPVNSYRGDREAIFADLRSWLGERRRVLVSLDGPGMARRVAEILGENDIPQRLESELTSAEVLSPDRITLTTGAVGHGFVLPGAGFVLVGEADLIGQSSTGGSTRDMRRMPSRRRQQVDPLALRPGDYVVHEQHGVGRFVEMVQRQVQGATREYVVLEYASSKPRGHGIPDRLYLPTDQLDQLTKYVGGEAPTLNRLGGSDWQKTKSRARKHIKQIAAELIRLYSARMASQGHAFAPDTPWQRELEDAFAFTETPDQLSSIEEVKEDMEKPVPMDRLISGDVGYGKTEIAVRAAFKAIQDGKQVAVLVPTTLLVQQHFQTFSERYAQYPVTVRSLSRFQSDKDARETVAGLADGSVDVVIGTHRLLGSTVRFKDLGLVIIDEEQRFGVEHKEQLKALRTDVDVLAMSATPIPRTLEMAVTGIREMSTLATPPEERHPVLTFVGGYDEKQIAAAVRRELLREGQVFFVHNKVSSIEKAASRLRELVPEARIATAHGQMGEHRLEEVVVDFWERRFDVLVCTTIVETGLDISNANTLIVERADTFGLSQLHQLRGRVGRGRERAYAYFLYPPEKPLTETAVDRLQTIAANTDLGSGIAVAMKDLEIRGAGNLLGGEQSGHIEGVGFDLYVRMVGEAVARFKGEGEEAPAEVKIELPVDAHLPHDYVPGERLRLEAYRKLAQVTDEAELAQIREELVDRYGEPPVPVQTLLEVARLRTVARAAGVADVGVQGKMIRFAPVEGLRESQQLRLNRLYPGTIIKPALRQVLVPAPTTARVGGKPLRDGAVLEWASQLLRAVLLDDIAAAAGGSVG, from the coding sequence ATGCACCTCTCACCCGTCGTCGACCTGCTCTGCGCCGATCCCGCCGCCGCGCGGGTGCTCGAGGCCGCCCGCTCCGGCGAGCCGGTCGTCGAGGTGTCCGCCGCGGCCGGCGCCCACCCGGCGCTGGTGGCGGCGCTCGCCCGCGCGGACCAGGCCCCGCTGCTGGCGGTGACGGCCACCGGGCGGGAGGCCGACGACCTCGTCGCCGCGCTCGGCTCGCTCCTCGAGGAGGGACCGTCCGCGGTCGCGGCCTTCCCCAGCTGGGAGACGCTGCCGCACGAGCGGCTCAGCCCGCGCTCGGACACCGTCGGCCGGCGGCTGGCCACCCTGCGCCGGCTCGCGCACCCGGACCCGCAGGACGAGCAGGCGGGCCCGGTCCGGGTCGTCGTCGCCTCGGTGCGCGCGCTGCTCCAGCCGCTCGTCAGGGGGCTGGGCGACCTCGTCCCGGTCCGGCTGCGCGCCGGTGACGAGCGGCCGCTGTCGGAGGTCGTCGACGCGCTGGCGGCCGCGGCCTACACCCGCACCGACATGGTCGAGCGCCGCGGCGAGTTCGCCGTGCGCGGCGGGATCCTCGACGTCTTCCCGCCCACCGAGGAGCACCCGGTGCGCGTCGAGTTCTGGGGCGACACCGTCGAGGAGGTGCGCTGGTTCAAGGTCGCCGACCAGCGCTCGCTGGAGATGGTCGGCCAGGAGCACGGGCTCTACGCCCCGCCCTGCCGCGAGCTGCTGCTCACCGACGACGTCCGCGAGCGGGCGCGCGAGCTCGTCGGCAGCCTCCCGGGCGCCGCGGACCTGCTGGCCAAGGTCGCCGAGGGCATCGCGGTCGAGGGTATGGAGTCGCTCTCGCCGGTCCTCGTCGACGGCATGGAGACGGTCGTGGACGTGCTGCCCGCGGGCTCCCGGGTCGTCGTCGTGGAGCCCGAGCGGGTGCGCACCCGCGGGCACGACCTGGTCGCCACCAGCCGGGAGTTCCTCGAGGCCAGCTGGGCGGCTGCGGCGACCGTCGAGGGCGCGGCCCCGATCGACCTGCAGCGCGCCCTGGGCACGGCGTCCTCGTGGGAGCTGGGCGACATGCGCGAGCACACGCTGGCCACCGGGCGGGCGTGGTGGTCGCTGACCTCCTTCGCGGTCGACACCGAGCTGGCCGGGGACGACACCCTCGAGGTGCCGAGCTCCCCGGTGAACTCCTACCGCGGCGACCGGGAGGCGATCTTCGCCGACCTGCGCTCCTGGCTGGGCGAGCGCCGGCGGGTGCTCGTCAGCCTGGACGGGCCCGGCATGGCCAGGCGGGTGGCCGAGATCCTGGGCGAGAACGACATACCTCAGCGGCTGGAGAGCGAGCTGACCTCCGCGGAGGTGCTGAGCCCGGACCGGATCACGCTGACCACCGGCGCCGTGGGGCACGGCTTCGTCCTGCCGGGTGCCGGCTTCGTGCTCGTGGGGGAGGCGGACCTGATCGGCCAGTCGTCCACGGGGGGCTCGACGCGGGACATGCGCCGGATGCCCTCGCGCCGCCGCCAGCAGGTCGACCCGCTCGCGCTGCGTCCCGGCGACTACGTCGTGCACGAGCAGCACGGCGTGGGCCGGTTCGTGGAGATGGTCCAGCGTCAGGTCCAGGGAGCGACGCGGGAGTACGTCGTGCTGGAGTACGCGAGCTCCAAGCCGCGCGGGCACGGCATACCGGACCGGCTGTACCTGCCGACCGACCAGCTGGACCAGCTGACCAAGTACGTCGGCGGCGAGGCCCCCACCCTGAACCGGCTGGGCGGCTCGGACTGGCAGAAGACCAAGAGCCGGGCGCGCAAGCACATCAAGCAGATCGCGGCCGAGCTGATCCGGCTCTACTCGGCGCGGATGGCCAGCCAGGGGCACGCGTTCGCCCCGGACACGCCGTGGCAGCGCGAGCTCGAGGACGCCTTCGCCTTCACCGAGACCCCCGACCAGCTCTCCTCGATCGAGGAGGTCAAGGAGGACATGGAAAAGCCGGTCCCGATGGACCGGCTGATCAGCGGCGACGTCGGCTACGGCAAGACCGAGATCGCGGTGCGGGCGGCGTTCAAGGCGATCCAGGACGGCAAGCAGGTCGCGGTGCTCGTGCCGACGACGCTGCTGGTGCAGCAGCACTTCCAGACCTTCTCCGAGCGCTATGCGCAGTACCCCGTCACCGTGCGCTCGCTGTCGCGCTTCCAGTCGGACAAGGACGCCAGGGAGACGGTCGCGGGGCTGGCCGACGGCTCGGTCGACGTGGTGATCGGCACGCACCGGCTCCTCGGCTCCACCGTGCGCTTCAAGGACCTCGGCCTGGTCATCATCGACGAGGAGCAGCGCTTCGGCGTCGAGCACAAGGAGCAGCTCAAGGCGCTGCGCACCGACGTCGACGTGCTGGCCATGTCGGCCACGCCCATCCCGCGCACCCTGGAGATGGCGGTGACCGGCATCCGGGAGATGTCGACGCTGGCCACGCCCCCGGAGGAGCGGCACCCGGTCCTGACCTTCGTCGGCGGCTACGACGAGAAGCAGATCGCCGCGGCGGTGCGGCGCGAGCTGCTGCGGGAGGGCCAGGTCTTCTTCGTGCACAACAAGGTGAGCTCGATCGAGAAGGCCGCCTCCCGGCTGCGCGAGCTGGTCCCGGAGGCCCGGATCGCCACGGCCCACGGGCAGATGGGCGAGCACCGGCTGGAGGAGGTCGTCGTCGACTTCTGGGAGCGGCGCTTCGACGTCCTGGTCTGCACCACGATCGTGGAGACCGGCCTGGACATCTCCAACGCCAACACCCTCATCGTCGAGCGGGCCGACACCTTCGGGCTCTCCCAGCTGCACCAGCTGCGCGGACGCGTGGGCCGCGGCCGCGAGCGCGCCTACGCCTACTTCCTCTACCCGCCGGAGAAGCCGCTGACCGAGACCGCCGTCGACCGCCTGCAGACGATCGCGGCCAACACCGACCTCGGCTCGGGCATCGCCGTGGCGATGAAGGACCTGGAGATCCGCGGTGCCGGCAACCTGCTCGGCGGCGAGCAGTCCGGCCACATCGAGGGGGTCGGCTTCGACCTCTACGTGCGGATGGTCGGCGAGGCCGTCGCCCGGTTCAAGGGAGAGGGCGAGGAGGCGCCGGCCGAGGTCAAGATCGAGCTGCCGGTCGACGCGCACCTGCCGCACGACTACGTGCCGGGGGAGCGGCTGCGGCTGGAGGCCTACCGCAAGCTGGCGCAGGTCACCGACGAGGCCGAGCTGGCGCAGATCCGCGAGGAGCTCGTGGACCGGTACGGCGAACCGCCGGTCCCGGTGCAGACCCTGCTGGAGGTGGCGCGGCTGCGGACGGTGGCCCGCGCCGCGGGGGTCGCCGACGTGGGCGTGCAGGGCAAGATGATCCGCTTCGCCCCCGTCGAGGGGCTGCGGGAGAGCCAGCAGCTGCGGCTCAACCGGCTCTACCCCGGGACGATCATCAAGCCGGCTCTGCGCCAGGTCCTGGTGCCCGCGCCGACGACCGCGCGCGTGGGCGGCAAGCCGCTGCGCGACGGCGCGGTCCTCGAGTGGGCCTCCCAGCTG